From one Desulfatiglans sp. genomic stretch:
- a CDS encoding twin-arginine translocation signal domain-containing protein: protein MTEEISNVNRRSFLKNAGVIIGGGALGAAGLT from the coding sequence ATGACGGAAGAAATCAGTAATGTAAACAGAAGGAGTTTTCTTAAGAATGCCGGTGTTATCATTGGCGGTGGTGCACTCGGTGCAGCAGGACTAACCT